From Marinifilum sp. JC120:
CCTGCATTGAATCAAGGCCATGACCTGTGAACTTACCGGTAAAGGACGGATTCATGATCTTGTCGCCGAGACCGGGAGTTTCGGTCTGGGTGGTGATGCCGATACCAAGCAGCTCATCATCATCCACATTAAAGCCGACCATGACGCCGATATCGCCGGAATAACCGGGAGCAAAGGCCTCAAGTGCGATGCCGACCAGCTTGCCGTCCTTCATGGCCGGGAAGACGGTCACATCTTTTATTTTTACACGTTCCTTGATGGGATCGTTGTCGCGATTATCGAGAACCGAAAGCAATGCGGGCCCCTGCACATAGGTCAGGACCTGCTGTTCGATCTGGGATTTGGTGGCCTGCTTCAGGTTAACCAACACCGCACCGGAAGTGGCACAGATGATGGAGAGGACCACGAGCATATGAAGTATTTCGCGCATGACTTACTTGCCTCCGAAAGGTTTGGGACGCACGCGGTCCAGCAGGGGGGTAAGCAGGTTTGCCACCATGATGGCAAAAGGCACACCGTCGGGATAAACGCCGTAGACCCGGATAATGATAACCATGGTCCCGGCAATAAGCCCGAAGAGAACCTGCGGAATCACACCCACCGGGCTGGAAGCAACATCGGGAGCGAGAAAGAAGGCTCCGAACATTACTGATCCGGTCAGCAGATGAAAAAGCGGGTTGGCATACATTTCAGGATCGATCATCCAGAAGATGGATGCGGTAACGGCCACGCCCACGAGGAACGCTGCGGGGATGAAAAAACGCACCCAGCCGGTAGCGATGAGGAAAAGCCCCCCGGCCAGTACGGCAATGATCTGGGATGCGCCCAGTCCGCCAAGCTGCTTACCGAGGAAGAGATCCATGTAGTTGAACTGCTCAAGAGTATCGAAGCCGAAGTACTTAAGCTGATCCAGAGGCGCGTTGATCATAAAATGGGCGAGGTTCGCATCAACATCCATGGCAGCAGGCCAGGAGAGGCGACAGAATGCCCATGCAACCAGAGGCGCACAGATCGGGTTGGAGCCGAAGCCACCAAAAACGGTACGGCCCATGACGATGGTCAGGATTGCGCCGCAAGCCACCAGCCACCAAGGAGCACCGGCGGGCAACAGGAAGGCGAAAAGGATACCTTCGTAAAGTGCGGTGTAGTTATCGACGTTAACGTCGCGTTCCTGCATGCGGAGGCAGATTACCTCGGCAAGAACGGCAGCGGTTCCGGCAATACCCACAGTCGCAAGAGCGGGCAGGCCGAACATATTGAAAGCCATGAGCAATGCGGGAACCAGAGCCAGAAGATGATACTGCATCATCTTCTCCACGGTACGCTTGCTGCGCCAGTGAGGAGCAGGCGAAACCGTAAGTCTGACCGCAATGTCGGACATTGCTTTAATTACTGGAGGAGTCATATTTTAACCCTTGAAACTTGTATGTTTAACCGCAATCCGGCTGAACCCTGTATGATTATTCAATCAATATTTAGATTCCAGTAACCCCAATTTTAATTAGGGAGTGCAGAGGGGCTTAGTCCTTCTGCGCGCCGGAGGCGAAATCAAATCAACAAAAGCGCGAAGCGCAACAAACTGCCTTTAACTCTTCTCTGCCTGACCACTGACCAGGAGCTGATCCTTGGCAAAGCGGATGTACTGAAGAATGGGACGTCTGACCGTACAGTTGAAGGAACAGAGACCGCATTCAAAACAGCTGTGCAGGTTGTGCTTCTCAGCCATTTCAAACATCTCATACTCGGCGTAACGACTGAGCATGTTAGGCTGAATACGGGCCGGACAGCTGAGTACACATTCGCCGCAGTTAATGCAGGTTGCGTCTTGAATGGACGGGAATGTACCCGCCGGAATTACGAAAAGGCCGTAATCGCCCTTCTTAACCCCTTCATCAAGACTGTAGATAGCTTCGCCGCGGAAAGGACCGTCGAGAACGACCTTATCGCCGGACTTGATGTCGATATCCAGTTCAGCACAGATGTGGCGAACGGGGGTCCCGAAGAGCACCCGGTAGTTCTTACCATTAATGGTCATGACGGTGTCGGTCACCGGCATTCCGGTCTCAACCACTCTACCGATATTGTAGAGGTCCATTACGCTCAAAACCTTGGTGTCATCGGGAAATTCCTTTCCGGTGACTTTCTTGACCACAAGTGCGTCAAGTGAATTCGGATACTTGGGCTTAACAGTCACCCGCTCTGCTCCGGCAAGTTCGTATGAAGAACCGGCGGCAACAGCGAGAACGGTATTAACCGGATTGATCAATGATTCGGCAAGACGCAGACCCGCATCAAGGGTTCTTTTTTCATCCTTGAGCAGCTGTTCGGCCACAGTAATACCCGGTTCAGGATTAAGCCCGTTGATGACCAGATTATCAGCATGAGAGGAAAGCGCGGCAATGTTTAGGCCAAGCTCCTGCAAAGTACGCAGCAACTCCTTACCGGGTCCCATGGATTTGATATCTATCGGCTCAACACTCTCTTCACCGCCATCGGATTTGATGGTCAGGTGGTGATAGTTTACCTTGGTGGCCTTACCGGAAAGGGCCGCGCTACAGGCAGCACCATATTTAGATGGACGTTCGGCAAGGAGTTCACCGGCGGCCAGCTTCTGGCCTTTCTTGATCTTCAGGATCTTATTGCGCATGGAAATATTAAGTTCCGCAGGCGCAGTGATGTCTGAAATTGTGTTCTGAACTTCAGATTCGAGGGAATAATGTATTCTAAGCATGAGACCTACCTCGCATGGCAATCGTAACAGGAGTCTTCACCGTAGGGGCCTCCGTCACTCTCGTGACAGTCCATGCACTGAGCGTGGAAAGCTTCAGCCCGCAAGGGAATGCTCTCGGTATCAGGCTTATCCTCTTCTTCGAGAGGGCCTGTGGGAACGTCATCATGACAACGCAGACACGCTTCCTCACTGGGAAAGCTCTTCTGATGGTCAGCCCTGAACTTGGCATCAAAAGCAACCGGATGGCAGCTTCCGCAGGCTATCGGTCTTTCCTGACCGATGTCATCATGGTGACAGTCAGAGCATTCGTAACCATACTCGTCCGCATGGACAAAATGAGTAAAAATCACCCTACCGCCACTGTTATCCAGAACAACACGGGCCGGATTTTCCTGCACTGTTGGCGGAAAAAGAAACCCGGCTATAGCCGCAACGGACAAGACAGCAACAATTAAAGTTATTGGAATATATCTGTTCTTCAAACGGATCATCCTTAATTTAGAAAGATTCAAGATTAAGGCACAAAGGCCGGAAACTACCGATTAG
This genomic window contains:
- a CDS encoding 4Fe-4S dicluster domain-containing protein codes for the protein MLRIHYSLESEVQNTISDITAPAELNISMRNKILKIKKGQKLAAGELLAERPSKYGAACSAALSGKATKVNYHHLTIKSDGGEESVEPIDIKSMGPGKELLRTLQELGLNIAALSSHADNLVINGLNPEPGITVAEQLLKDEKRTLDAGLRLAESLINPVNTVLAVAAGSSYELAGAERVTVKPKYPNSLDALVVKKVTGKEFPDDTKVLSVMDLYNIGRVVETGMPVTDTVMTINGKNYRVLFGTPVRHICAELDIDIKSGDKVVLDGPFRGEAIYSLDEGVKKGDYGLFVIPAGTFPSIQDATCINCGECVLSCPARIQPNMLSRYAEYEMFEMAEKHNLHSCFECGLCSFNCTVRRPILQYIRFAKDQLLVSGQAEKS
- a CDS encoding RnfABCDGE type electron transport complex subunit G → MREILHMLVVLSIICATSGAVLVNLKQATKSQIEQQVLTYVQGPALLSVLDNRDNDPIKERVKIKDVTVFPAMKDGKLVGIALEAFAPGYSGDIGVMVGFNVDDDELLGIGITTQTETPGLGDKIMNPSFTGKFTGHGLDSMQVSAKGGDIDSIAGATYSSVGTVDAVRKAIEVYQSIKPEITNIWKNS
- a CDS encoding RnfABCDGE type electron transport complex subunit D, translating into MTPPVIKAMSDIAVRLTVSPAPHWRSKRTVEKMMQYHLLALVPALLMAFNMFGLPALATVGIAGTAAVLAEVICLRMQERDVNVDNYTALYEGILFAFLLPAGAPWWLVACGAILTIVMGRTVFGGFGSNPICAPLVAWAFCRLSWPAAMDVDANLAHFMINAPLDQLKYFGFDTLEQFNYMDLFLGKQLGGLGASQIIAVLAGGLFLIATGWVRFFIPAAFLVGVAVTASIFWMIDPEMYANPLFHLLTGSVMFGAFFLAPDVASSPVGVIPQVLFGLIAGTMVIIIRVYGVYPDGVPFAIMVANLLTPLLDRVRPKPFGGK
- a CDS encoding cytochrome C, coding for MKNRYIPITLIVAVLSVAAIAGFLFPPTVQENPARVVLDNSGGRVIFTHFVHADEYGYECSDCHHDDIGQERPIACGSCHPVAFDAKFRADHQKSFPSEEACLRCHDDVPTGPLEEEDKPDTESIPLRAEAFHAQCMDCHESDGGPYGEDSCYDCHAR